The following proteins come from a genomic window of Pseudomonas sp. J452:
- a CDS encoding bifunctional diguanylate cyclase/phosphodiesterase, whose amino-acid sequence MSLRGKILGFFLLLLLAVMVLLLALVYRSTYSHSLQQVQAQLGSAHGVLANELQSRRQAQSALAELIAKDFTLLGEIADLVASPQQEAQSLSAALESFASRSQASFALVLAPEGQVLAGTSAELVPGARLPWNDLLALDEPDSAERLVVLDGRVLHVNLTPIFAPRPNLMGWLLMAFELDDAAAAHLAELSGADVALLDGAPGAYRVLASNLDGLSRAELASLQVPDTAGVFHFQLQQREQVALRAPLTETGGPLQVLLMRSLSAELAHYQPLQWQLAAIFAIALLFAGLGALWIANTVSRPLAQMVENVRRIAGGDYQASVATRASGEVGLLAREFVAMQQGIAEREQTISFLAYRDPLTQLANRNRFVAELQLALADCPAGEGVAVLLMDLDNFKDLNDTLGHEAGDQLLCLLARRLQELLRAGEQLARLGGDEFALLIPHCHPGSVIPAAEHYRSALQQPFAVRGISMTLNATLGIALHPDHGESAGSLLQHAEVAMYLGKAQRSPYALYRPELDRHSLVRLALMSELKGAVEQGQLSLYFQPKLNIRQRCLMGVECLVRWIHPVHGFVPPDEFIPLAEQTGNVCALTRWVVRTALAQSRAWQEQGLALKTAVNVSALDLADPGFAGFIASELAAQGVPPGSLVVEITESAVMADPEQALGQLQQLCELGVRLSIDDYGTGYSSMAQLKRLPVHELKIDKSFVQDLLSNPDDDIIVRSTVELGHNMGLKVVAEGVETDAVLQRLDQLGCDIAQGYLLSKPLAPAAFAEWLVQTHWGLPRC is encoded by the coding sequence ATGAGCCTGCGCGGCAAGATCCTCGGCTTCTTCCTGCTCCTGCTGCTGGCGGTGATGGTGCTACTGCTGGCGCTGGTCTATCGCTCCACCTACAGCCACAGCCTGCAGCAGGTGCAGGCGCAGCTGGGCTCGGCGCATGGCGTGCTGGCCAATGAACTGCAGAGCCGGCGCCAGGCGCAGAGCGCGCTGGCCGAGCTGATTGCCAAGGACTTCACCTTGCTCGGCGAGATCGCCGATCTGGTCGCCAGCCCGCAGCAGGAGGCGCAGTCGCTGTCCGCCGCGCTGGAATCATTCGCCTCGCGCAGCCAGGCCAGCTTCGCCCTGGTGCTGGCACCCGAGGGCCAGGTGTTGGCCGGCACCAGCGCCGAACTGGTGCCCGGTGCGCGTCTGCCCTGGAACGACCTGCTGGCCCTGGACGAGCCCGACAGTGCCGAGCGCCTGGTGGTGCTGGATGGCCGCGTGCTGCACGTCAACTTGACACCTATTTTCGCCCCGCGGCCCAACTTGATGGGCTGGCTGCTGATGGCCTTCGAGCTGGACGACGCGGCGGCCGCGCACCTGGCCGAACTCAGCGGGGCCGACGTGGCCCTGCTGGACGGCGCGCCCGGCGCCTACCGGGTGCTGGCCAGCAACCTCGACGGGCTGTCGCGCGCCGAATTGGCGAGCCTGCAGGTGCCGGATACAGCGGGGGTGTTCCACTTCCAGTTGCAGCAGCGCGAACAGGTGGCTCTGCGCGCGCCCCTGACCGAAACCGGTGGGCCGTTGCAGGTGCTGCTGATGCGTTCGCTGTCTGCCGAACTGGCCCACTACCAGCCGCTGCAGTGGCAACTGGCGGCCATCTTTGCCATTGCCCTGCTGTTCGCTGGCCTCGGCGCGCTGTGGATCGCCAATACCGTCAGCCGGCCGCTGGCGCAGATGGTGGAGAACGTGCGGCGCATCGCCGGTGGCGATTACCAGGCCAGCGTGGCTACCCGTGCCAGCGGCGAGGTCGGCCTGCTGGCCCGTGAGTTCGTCGCCATGCAGCAGGGCATCGCCGAGCGCGAGCAGACCATCAGCTTCCTCGCCTACCGCGATCCGCTGACCCAGCTGGCCAACCGCAACCGTTTCGTCGCCGAGCTGCAGCTGGCCCTGGCCGACTGCCCGGCAGGCGAGGGCGTGGCCGTGCTGCTGATGGACCTGGACAACTTCAAGGATCTCAACGACACCCTCGGCCACGAGGCCGGCGACCAGTTACTGTGCCTGCTCGCCCGGCGCCTGCAGGAGCTGCTGCGCGCTGGCGAGCAACTGGCGCGCCTGGGCGGTGACGAATTCGCCCTGCTGATCCCGCACTGCCACCCCGGCAGCGTGATCCCCGCCGCCGAGCACTACCGCAGCGCCCTGCAGCAGCCGTTTGCTGTGCGCGGCATCAGCATGACCCTGAATGCCACCCTCGGCATCGCCCTGCACCCGGACCACGGCGAGAGCGCCGGCAGCCTGCTGCAGCACGCCGAGGTGGCCATGTACCTGGGCAAGGCGCAGCGCTCGCCTTACGCCCTCTACCGCCCGGAGCTGGACCGCCACAGCCTGGTGCGCCTGGCTCTGATGAGCGAGCTGAAAGGCGCCGTGGAGCAGGGCCAGCTGAGCCTGTATTTCCAGCCCAAGCTGAATATCCGCCAGCGCTGCCTGATGGGCGTGGAGTGCCTGGTGCGCTGGATTCATCCGGTGCATGGCTTTGTTCCGCCGGACGAGTTCATTCCCCTGGCCGAGCAGACCGGCAACGTCTGCGCGCTGACCCGCTGGGTGGTGCGCACGGCTCTGGCGCAGAGCCGTGCCTGGCAGGAGCAGGGCCTGGCGCTGAAAACCGCGGTCAACGTCTCCGCCCTCGACCTGGCCGACCCTGGTTTCGCCGGCTTTATCGCCAGCGAGTTGGCTGCGCAGGGCGTGCCGCCGGGCAGTCTGGTGGTGGAAATCACCGAAAGCGCGGTGATGGCCGACCCCGAGCAGGCGCTGGGCCAGTTGCAGCAGCTGTGCGAACTGGGCGTGCGCCTGTCGATCGACGACTACGGCACCGGCTACTCGAGCATGGCCCAGCTCAAGCGCCTGCCGGTGCACGAGCTGAAGATCGACAAATCCTTCGTCCAGGACCTGTTGAGCAACCCGGACGACGACATCATCGTCCGTTCCACCGTCGAGCTGGGCCACAACATGGGCCTCAAGGTGGTGGCCGAAGGGGTGGAAACCGACGCCGTGCTGCAGCGCCTCGACCAGCTCGGCTGCGATATCGCCCAGGGCTACCTGCTGAGCAAACCGCTGGCGCCGGCGGCCTTTGCCGAGTGGCTGGTGCAGACCCATTGGGGGCTGCCGCGCTGCTAG
- a CDS encoding methylamine utilization protein — MGKLGVGLLAGLLWSGWLAAASLDIQVTDKHGGPLADAVLWIEPGAGQAPAAGLKVNQEKRQFVPYILAVQAGTTVSFPNADPINHHVYSFSPAKRFELRLQKQQDLPQDVLFDKPGLVTLGCNIHDWMLGFILVLDSPWFAQTDAQGQARIDYQPAAGQRVHVWHPRIADPAEQQVRTLAADGPLLWRLSGELKPDPRPKEPSKRPQGKGGYAP; from the coding sequence ATGGGCAAGCTGGGTGTTGGGCTGCTGGCTGGACTGTTGTGGAGTGGCTGGCTGGCGGCGGCGAGCCTCGATATCCAGGTGACGGACAAGCACGGCGGGCCGCTGGCCGACGCCGTGTTGTGGATCGAGCCGGGGGCGGGGCAGGCGCCGGCAGCCGGCCTCAAGGTCAACCAGGAAAAACGCCAGTTCGTGCCCTATATCCTGGCCGTGCAGGCGGGCACCACGGTGAGCTTCCCCAACGCCGACCCGATCAACCACCACGTCTATTCCTTCTCCCCGGCCAAGCGCTTCGAGTTGCGCCTGCAGAAGCAGCAGGACCTGCCCCAGGACGTGCTATTCGACAAGCCCGGCCTGGTCACCCTCGGTTGCAATATCCACGACTGGATGCTCGGTTTCATCCTGGTGCTGGACAGCCCCTGGTTCGCCCAGACCGATGCCCAGGGCCAGGCGCGCATCGATTACCAGCCGGCCGCCGGGCAGCGCGTGCATGTCTGGCATCCGCGCATCGCCGACCCGGCCGAGCAGCAGGTGCGCACACTGGCGGCTGACGGCCCGTTGCTCTGGCGCCTGAGCGGTGAACTCAAACCGGACCCACGGCCCAAGGAACCGAGCAAGCGACCGCAGGGCAAGGGTGGTTACGCGCCATGA
- the pbpC gene encoding peptidoglycan glycosyltransferase PbpC (penicillin-binding protein 1C), whose product MELSRLLIRLRRPWLALPVLLVALLLLVVDRLFPLPLPQDDLARVVLAEDGTPLWRFADAEGVWRYPVTPEQVSPYYLQALLTYEDRWFYRHPGVNPLALGRAAWQNLTGGRVLSGGSTLSMQVARLLDPHSRTFAGKLRQLGRTLQLEWHLSKDEILALYLNRAPFGGTLQGVAAASWAYLGKSPAQLTRAEAALLAVLPQAPSRLRPDRHPERAQAARDKVLRRLAQFQVWPQGLVDEALQEPVLLAPRQEPNLAPLLARRLNVPGSPPLIRTTLDASLQRRLEDLLLGWRARLPEHTSAAILVVEHESMAVRAYLGSVDIADKRRFGHVDMVRALRSPGSTLKPFLYGLALDAGLIHSESLLQDVPRRYGDYRPGNFAAGFIGPVSASEALATSLNLPAVQLLEAYGPKRFAGELRNAGVPLTLPAAAEPNLALILGGAGSRLEELVGGYSAFARDGLAARPRLQPQDALHERRLLSPGAAWIIRRILAGQARPDRDPRAELLQRPVLAWKTGTSYGFRDAWAVGVGPRHLIGIWIGRPDGTPVPGQFGLASAAPLLLQVHDLLVNRDSQRGLAPPVQEVPESIGVAAICWPLGQPLAREDDNCRRQRFAWTLDGTTPPTLQAADQPLGLGLLQNIWVNPQGRQVAATCTAGEARQVALWPAPLEPWLPRRERRAARLPAADTSCPPAMAPPAAPLSIVGIRDHDRLRRPASSADPLRLQLSALGGSGTRWWFLNGAPLAESQPGEAFAQVLRETGQYQLSVLDQGGQTAQLQFSVSE is encoded by the coding sequence ATGGAGCTGAGCCGCTTACTCATTCGCTTGCGTCGCCCCTGGTTGGCGCTGCCCGTGCTGCTGGTGGCGCTGCTGCTGCTGGTGGTCGATCGGCTGTTCCCGCTACCCTTGCCGCAGGACGACCTGGCCCGTGTGGTGCTGGCCGAGGACGGCACGCCACTGTGGCGCTTCGCCGATGCCGAGGGGGTGTGGCGTTACCCGGTGACGCCGGAGCAGGTCTCGCCCTATTACCTGCAGGCGCTGCTGACCTACGAGGATCGCTGGTTCTACCGGCATCCCGGGGTCAACCCGCTGGCTCTCGGTCGTGCGGCCTGGCAGAACCTCACGGGGGGGCGCGTGCTGTCCGGTGGCAGCACCCTGTCGATGCAGGTGGCGCGCCTGCTCGATCCGCATTCGCGCACCTTTGCCGGCAAGTTGCGTCAGCTCGGGCGCACCCTGCAACTGGAGTGGCACCTGTCCAAGGACGAGATCCTCGCCCTCTACCTTAACCGCGCACCCTTCGGCGGCACCTTGCAGGGCGTGGCGGCGGCCAGCTGGGCCTACCTGGGCAAGTCACCGGCACAGCTGACCCGCGCCGAGGCGGCGTTGCTCGCGGTGTTGCCGCAGGCGCCCAGCCGGCTGCGTCCGGATCGTCACCCCGAGCGCGCCCAGGCGGCGAGAGACAAGGTGCTGCGGCGCCTGGCGCAGTTCCAGGTGTGGCCGCAGGGCCTGGTCGACGAAGCGTTGCAGGAGCCGGTGCTGCTGGCGCCGCGCCAAGAGCCCAACCTGGCGCCGCTGCTGGCGCGGCGGCTGAATGTGCCGGGCAGCCCGCCGCTGATCCGCACCACCCTCGATGCCAGCCTGCAGCGGCGCCTGGAGGACTTGCTGCTGGGTTGGCGCGCGCGCCTGCCGGAGCACACCTCGGCGGCGATCCTGGTGGTCGAGCACGAGAGCATGGCGGTGCGCGCCTACCTCGGTTCGGTGGATATCGCCGACAAGCGCCGCTTCGGCCATGTCGACATGGTGCGCGCCCTGCGCTCGCCGGGTTCCACGCTGAAACCCTTTCTCTATGGCCTGGCCCTCGACGCCGGGCTGATCCATTCCGAGTCGCTGCTGCAGGATGTGCCGCGGCGCTATGGCGACTATCGCCCCGGTAACTTCGCGGCCGGGTTTATCGGCCCGGTGTCGGCCAGCGAGGCCCTGGCCACCTCGCTCAACCTGCCCGCGGTGCAACTGCTGGAGGCCTACGGGCCGAAGCGCTTTGCCGGTGAGCTGCGCAATGCCGGGGTGCCGCTGACCTTGCCGGCCGCTGCCGAGCCCAACCTGGCGCTGATTCTCGGTGGCGCCGGCAGCCGTCTGGAGGAGTTGGTCGGCGGCTACAGCGCTTTTGCCCGCGACGGCCTCGCCGCGCGCCCGCGCCTGCAGCCGCAGGACGCCCTGCACGAGCGCCGCCTGCTCTCGCCCGGCGCGGCGTGGATCATCCGGCGTATTCTGGCCGGCCAGGCACGACCCGATCGCGACCCGCGTGCCGAGTTGCTGCAGCGCCCCGTGCTGGCCTGGAAGACCGGCACCAGCTACGGCTTTCGCGATGCCTGGGCGGTGGGCGTCGGTCCACGGCACCTGATCGGTATCTGGATTGGCCGTCCGGACGGCACCCCGGTGCCCGGTCAGTTCGGCCTGGCCTCGGCCGCGCCGCTGTTGCTGCAGGTGCATGATCTGCTGGTCAACCGCGACAGCCAGCGTGGCCTGGCGCCTCCTGTGCAAGAAGTGCCGGAGAGTATCGGCGTGGCCGCGATTTGTTGGCCGCTGGGGCAACCGCTGGCCCGTGAGGATGACAATTGCCGGCGCCAGCGCTTTGCCTGGACCCTCGACGGCACTACGCCGCCGACCCTGCAGGCGGCCGATCAGCCGCTGGGCCTGGGGCTGTTGCAGAACATCTGGGTCAATCCGCAGGGGCGCCAGGTGGCCGCCACCTGTACAGCTGGCGAGGCGCGTCAGGTGGCGCTCTGGCCGGCACCACTGGAGCCCTGGTTGCCGCGTCGTGAACGCCGCGCGGCACGTTTGCCGGCGGCTGACACCAGCTGTCCGCCGGCCATGGCACCGCCGGCGGCGCCGCTGTCGATCGTCGGCATTCGCGACCACGACCGCCTGCGTCGCCCGGCCAGCAGTGCCGACCCACTGCGCCTGCAGCTATCGGCCCTGGGCGGCAGTGGCACGCGCTGGTGGTTCCTCAATGGCGCGCCGCTGGCCGAAAGCCAGCCAGGCGAGGCATTCGCCCAGGTGCTGCGCGAGACGGGGCAGTATCAGCTGAGCGTGCTGGACCAGGGCGGGCAGACCGCCCAGCTGCAGTTCAGTGTCAGCGAGTAG
- a CDS encoding endonuclease domain-containing protein — MGLRENAKHLRTHMTDAEARLWYHLRGHRFMGLKFKRQKPIARYIVDFVCLECFLIIELDGGQHVEQRQLDEVRDGYLQERGYRVLRFWSHQVLGEMAAVLERIRLAIDPLPSPLPPLDKQRAGEGG, encoded by the coding sequence ATGGGACTGCGTGAAAACGCCAAGCACCTGCGTACCCACATGACGGATGCCGAAGCCCGGCTTTGGTATCACTTGCGTGGTCACCGCTTCATGGGGTTGAAGTTCAAGCGACAGAAACCGATTGCCCGCTATATCGTCGACTTTGTCTGTCTGGAGTGTTTCCTGATCATCGAACTGGATGGCGGCCAGCATGTCGAGCAGCGGCAGCTGGATGAGGTGCGCGATGGCTATCTACAGGAGCGTGGTTATCGTGTGCTGCGCTTCTGGAGTCATCAGGTGCTGGGGGAGATGGCGGCGGTGCTGGAGCGGATTCGTCTGGCCATCGACCCTCTCCCCAGCCCTCTCCCCCCTCTTGATAAACAAAGAGCGGGAGAGGGGGGGTAG
- a CDS encoding aminoacyl-tRNA deacylase — MHVAETLARSLQRAECQYDLVEHDHSATSLESARKAGVPASRMAKPIILDDRRGHYLMAVVPANRQLDLGKVHKGPWRWQLTSEQSLGGLFRDCERGAVPALGEAYGMGMLIDPALARQADIYLEAGDHESLVHLSIDEFFKLAPNAQLCELSA, encoded by the coding sequence ATGCATGTGGCCGAAACCCTGGCCCGTAGTCTGCAACGGGCCGAATGTCAGTACGATCTGGTCGAGCATGATCATTCGGCGACCAGCCTGGAGTCGGCGCGCAAGGCCGGCGTTCCCGCCTCGCGCATGGCCAAGCCGATCATCCTCGACGACCGCCGTGGGCACTACCTGATGGCCGTGGTGCCGGCCAACCGGCAGCTGGACCTGGGCAAGGTGCACAAGGGCCCCTGGCGCTGGCAGCTGACCAGCGAACAGAGCCTCGGCGGCCTGTTCCGTGACTGCGAGCGTGGCGCCGTGCCGGCACTTGGCGAGGCCTATGGCATGGGCATGCTGATCGACCCGGCGCTGGCGCGGCAGGCCGATATCTACCTGGAGGCCGGCGACCACGAAAGCCTGGTGCATCTGTCCATCGACGAGTTCTTCAAGCTGGCGCCCAATGCCCAGCTGTGCGAGTTGAGTGCCTGA
- a CDS encoding MATE family efflux transporter: MSALLDAWRHAPTHRRVWALALPMILSNLSVPLVALVDTAVIGHLPHAHQLGAVVVGASLYAMLVGVFGILRMSATGFAAQACGRGDGTALRQVLLQSLLLVGGLSLLLALLAVPLSGLALNLMQPSVELASLAREFFHARLFGLPATLASSALIGWLLGTQRARGALAIMLSTNLLNIVLNLWFVLGLEWGVVGSARASVLAEWSGALLGLLLAARALRHHPGRLDGSALKQWRSWHALLAVNRDILIRTLALHLVFFLVTVQGTRLGDATVAANALLLNGLLLAAFALDGLAHAVEALCGHAIGAADRLALRRSLVVASGWALLASLGFALLFLAGGELFVNLQSDIPAVRAVAYLYLPYLAVLPLLGVWSYLLDGLFIGATRAREMRNAMLASVALALPLGWLLQGLGNHGLWLALLCFMLMRGLSLAILAWRLQRQDAWLAPQH, from the coding sequence ATGTCCGCCCTGCTCGATGCCTGGCGCCACGCCCCGACCCATCGGCGGGTCTGGGCGCTGGCCCTGCCGATGATCCTGTCCAACCTCTCGGTACCGCTGGTGGCGCTGGTCGACACCGCCGTGATCGGCCACCTGCCGCATGCCCATCAGCTTGGCGCGGTGGTGGTCGGCGCCAGCCTGTACGCCATGCTAGTCGGCGTGTTCGGCATCCTGCGCATGAGCGCCACCGGCTTCGCCGCCCAGGCCTGTGGCCGTGGCGATGGTACGGCGCTGCGCCAGGTGCTGCTGCAGAGCCTGCTGCTGGTGGGAGGCCTATCGCTGCTGCTGGCGCTGTTGGCCGTGCCGCTGAGCGGCCTGGCCCTGAACCTGATGCAGCCCTCGGTGGAGTTGGCCAGCCTGGCCCGCGAGTTCTTCCACGCGCGCCTGTTCGGCTTGCCGGCCACCCTGGCCAGTTCCGCCCTGATCGGCTGGCTGCTGGGCACGCAGCGTGCGCGTGGCGCGCTGGCCATCATGCTCAGCACCAACCTGCTGAACATCGTGCTCAACCTGTGGTTCGTCCTCGGCCTGGAGTGGGGCGTGGTCGGTTCCGCGCGCGCCTCGGTGCTGGCCGAATGGAGCGGCGCCCTGCTCGGTCTGTTGCTGGCCGCTCGCGCCCTGCGCCATCACCCCGGACGGCTCGACGGGTCGGCCCTCAAACAGTGGCGCAGCTGGCACGCGTTGCTGGCGGTCAACCGCGACATCCTGATCCGCACCCTGGCCCTGCATCTGGTGTTCTTCCTGGTCACCGTGCAGGGCACCCGCCTCGGTGACGCCACGGTGGCGGCCAATGCCCTGCTGCTCAACGGCCTGCTGCTCGCCGCCTTTGCCCTGGACGGCCTGGCCCATGCGGTGGAGGCGCTGTGCGGGCACGCCATCGGTGCCGCTGACCGCCTGGCCCTGCGCCGCTCGCTGGTGGTCGCCAGCGGTTGGGCGCTGCTGGCCAGCCTGGGCTTCGCGTTGCTGTTTCTCGCTGGCGGTGAACTGTTCGTCAACCTGCAGAGCGACATTCCCGCGGTACGCGCGGTGGCCTACCTGTACCTACCCTACCTGGCCGTGCTGCCGCTGCTGGGAGTGTGGAGCTACCTGCTCGACGGCCTGTTCATCGGCGCCACCCGCGCCCGCGAAATGCGCAATGCGATGCTCGCCAGCGTAGCCCTGGCCCTGCCGCTGGGCTGGCTGCTGCAAGGGCTGGGCAATCACGGCCTGTGGCTGGCTTTGCTATGTTTTATGCTGATGCGCGGCCTGAGCCTGGCCATCCTCGCGTGGCGCCTGCAGCGCCAGGATGCCTGGCTGGCTCCCCAGCACTGA